The Microbacterium limosum genome contains a region encoding:
- a CDS encoding metal ABC transporter permease: protein MSWADVWEAMFGGLPYYGEILALVSNSVVAGAVLGLVGGLIGVFIMQRDMAFAVHGISELSFAGAAAALLIGVDVVTGSIVGSLVAAGIIGWLGARARDRNSIIGVLMPFGLGLGILFLSLYNGRTANRFSLLTGQIVSVQSDQLGWLIGIGAFVLVGLVMIWRPLRFDSLDPQSAAARGVPTTAVSFAFMLLLGLIVAVAVHIIGALLVMALLVTPAAAAMRIASGPIAVPALAAVFGVVSAVGGILLAIAGTLPVSPYITTISFAIYLVCRLVGARRGAP from the coding sequence ATGAGCTGGGCCGACGTGTGGGAGGCGATGTTCGGCGGGCTGCCCTACTACGGCGAGATCCTCGCGCTCGTGTCGAACTCGGTCGTCGCGGGCGCGGTCCTCGGTCTCGTCGGCGGCCTCATCGGCGTCTTCATCATGCAGCGGGACATGGCCTTCGCCGTGCACGGCATCAGCGAGCTGTCGTTCGCGGGCGCGGCCGCCGCGCTGCTGATCGGCGTGGACGTCGTGACGGGCTCGATCGTCGGGTCGCTCGTCGCGGCGGGCATCATCGGCTGGCTCGGAGCCCGGGCCCGCGATCGCAACTCGATCATCGGCGTGCTGATGCCGTTCGGCCTGGGCCTGGGCATCCTGTTCCTGTCGCTCTACAACGGCCGCACGGCCAACCGCTTCAGCCTCCTCACGGGGCAGATCGTCTCGGTGCAGTCCGACCAGCTGGGATGGCTGATCGGGATCGGGGCCTTCGTGCTCGTGGGGCTCGTCATGATCTGGCGCCCGCTGCGGTTCGATTCGCTCGACCCGCAGTCGGCTGCCGCGCGAGGAGTGCCGACGACCGCCGTCTCGTTCGCGTTCATGCTGCTGCTCGGGCTGATCGTCGCGGTCGCGGTGCACATCATCGGCGCGCTGCTGGTGATGGCCCTGCTCGTGACGCCCGCCGCGGCGGCCATGCGGATCGCGTCGGGACCGATCGCTGTGCCGGCGCTGGCTGCCGTGTTCGGCGTCGTCTCGGCGGTCGGCGGCATCCTGCTCGCGATCGCCGGCACGCTGCCGGTCAGTCCGTACATCACGACGATCTCCTTCGCGATCTACCTGGTCTGCCGGCTCGTCGGCGCGCGGCGCGGCGCTCCCTGA